In Nocardia asteroides, a single genomic region encodes these proteins:
- a CDS encoding FAD-binding and (Fe-S)-binding domain-containing protein produces MKGRPDEPELIARALGARVRGEVDGSARRRAEYSSDASNYRVPPTAVVFPRDDADVAAALAFATEHGLPLTARGAGTSVAGNAVGTGLVLDFSRHMHAIGPIDPDGGRVTVQPGVVLARLQRAAARHGLRFGPDPSTQSRCTLGGMIGNNACGPRAVAWGRTADNVRTLRILDGTGTERLLGTDLAVLPGLPEFTRAQLALLRTDLGRFDRQASGYGLEHLLPERGSAVARAFVGSEGTCGVLLDATVELVPLPGATVLTVLGYPDMATAADDIAAVLAVRPTAVEGIDARLVEVVRAERGAVPELPRGAAWLFVETSGDSADSAHEAARELCLTAGAVDSRIVTDRAATAALWRIRADGAGLAGRSPDGKPAWPGWEDAAVPPERLGAYLREFGALTAEHGVDGLLYGHIGDGCIHVRLDLPIVGAPRRFRAFLLDAADLVVRHGGSLSGEHGDGRARSELLARMYSPAVLAAFGEFKALFDPGGVLNPGVLVAPSPIDADLRVAGLPPVPTRGIALPGDGGDLSTAVHRCVGVGSCRADSGGFMCPSFRATADEKDSTRGRARVLQEVVRGALPITGPEVHASLDLCLSCRACATDCPAGVDMATYKSEVLYRRYQGKLRPIDHYTLGGLPRWLALASRVPRLANALARVGPLRRIGLRAAGIDPRRRVPALAEHRVERARRVTGTGPEVLLWIDTFTDAFDPAIATAAIGLLESLGYRVRLPERRVCCGLTWITTGQLDTARTRLRAALDELDTHIRAGGRVVGLEPSCTAALRADLPELLPDDPRSAPTAAAVRTLAEFLLAHPDWTPPRRDGRTVVVQPHCHQYATAGFSADRQILAAMGVRLHEISGCCGLAGNFGMRAGHFDISVAIAGNGLLPALEAAPADAILLADGFSCRTQAAELAGHEARHLAQFLWED; encoded by the coding sequence GTGAAAGGACGGCCGGACGAGCCCGAACTCATCGCTCGGGCGCTTGGTGCGCGGGTGCGCGGCGAGGTGGACGGGTCGGCGCGGCGGCGGGCGGAGTACTCGTCGGACGCCTCGAACTACCGGGTGCCGCCGACGGCCGTCGTGTTCCCCCGGGACGACGCGGACGTGGCGGCGGCGCTGGCGTTCGCCACCGAGCACGGGCTGCCGCTGACGGCGCGCGGCGCGGGGACGTCGGTGGCCGGGAACGCGGTCGGCACCGGGCTGGTGCTGGACTTCAGCAGGCACATGCACGCGATCGGGCCGATCGACCCGGACGGCGGGCGGGTCACGGTGCAGCCGGGCGTGGTGCTCGCCCGGCTGCAGCGCGCGGCCGCGCGGCACGGCCTCCGCTTCGGCCCCGACCCCTCCACACAGAGCCGCTGCACGCTCGGCGGCATGATCGGCAACAATGCCTGCGGGCCGCGCGCGGTGGCCTGGGGCCGCACCGCCGACAACGTGCGCACGCTGCGGATTCTGGACGGCACCGGCACCGAGCGGCTGCTCGGCACCGACCTCGCCGTACTCCCCGGGCTGCCGGAGTTCACCCGCGCGCAGCTGGCGCTGCTGCGCACCGATCTGGGCCGCTTCGACCGTCAGGCCTCGGGGTACGGGCTGGAACACCTGCTCCCGGAGCGGGGTTCGGCGGTCGCGCGGGCCTTCGTCGGCAGCGAGGGCACCTGCGGAGTCCTGCTCGACGCCACCGTCGAGCTGGTCCCGCTGCCGGGCGCGACCGTGCTCACCGTGCTCGGCTACCCGGACATGGCCACCGCCGCCGACGACATCGCCGCGGTGCTCGCGGTCCGGCCGACGGCGGTCGAGGGGATCGACGCCAGGCTGGTCGAGGTGGTCCGCGCCGAGCGCGGCGCCGTGCCCGAGCTGCCGCGCGGCGCCGCCTGGCTCTTCGTCGAGACCAGTGGCGACAGCGCGGATTCCGCCCACGAAGCCGCGCGCGAACTCTGCCTGACCGCGGGCGCCGTCGACAGCAGGATCGTCACCGACCGCGCCGCCACCGCCGCGCTCTGGCGGATCCGCGCCGACGGCGCCGGGCTTGCCGGCCGCTCCCCCGACGGCAAACCGGCCTGGCCCGGCTGGGAGGACGCCGCCGTCCCGCCCGAGCGGCTCGGCGCCTACCTGCGCGAATTCGGTGCGCTCACCGCCGAGCACGGCGTGGACGGGCTGCTCTACGGGCACATCGGCGACGGCTGCATCCACGTCCGGCTGGACCTGCCGATCGTCGGGGCGCCGCGCCGCTTCCGCGCCTTCCTGCTCGACGCCGCCGATCTGGTTGTCCGGCACGGCGGCTCGCTCTCCGGTGAGCACGGCGACGGCCGGGCCCGCTCGGAGCTGCTCGCGCGCATGTACTCCCCCGCCGTGCTCGCGGCATTCGGCGAGTTCAAAGCACTTTTCGACCCGGGCGGGGTGCTCAATCCCGGAGTGCTGGTCGCGCCGAGCCCGATCGACGCCGACCTGCGAGTGGCCGGTCTCCCGCCGGTGCCGACGCGCGGGATCGCGCTCCCGGGTGACGGCGGCGACCTGTCCACCGCCGTGCACCGCTGCGTCGGGGTCGGCTCGTGCCGCGCGGACTCCGGCGGCTTCATGTGCCCCTCGTTCCGCGCCACCGCGGACGAGAAGGACAGCACCCGGGGCCGGGCCAGGGTGCTGCAGGAGGTGGTGCGCGGCGCGCTCCCGATCACCGGCCCCGAGGTGCACGCGTCACTCGACCTGTGCCTCTCCTGCCGCGCCTGCGCGACCGACTGCCCGGCCGGGGTGGACATGGCTACCTACAAATCCGAGGTTCTATACCGCAGGTACCAGGGGAAACTGCGCCCGATCGACCACTACACGCTGGGCGGGCTGCCGCGCTGGCTGGCACTCGCGAGCCGCGTGCCGCGGCTGGCGAACGCCCTCGCCCGCGTCGGCCCGCTGCGCCGAATCGGCCTGCGCGCGGCCGGTATCGACCCGCGCCGCCGGGTTCCCGCGCTGGCCGAGCACCGGGTGGAGCGCGCACGCCGGGTCACCGGCACCGGCCCCGAGGTACTGCTCTGGATCGACACCTTCACCGACGCCTTCGACCCGGCCATCGCCACCGCCGCCATCGGCCTGCTGGAATCGCTCGGCTACCGGGTCCGGCTGCCGGAACGTCGGGTCTGCTGCGGGCTGACCTGGATCACCACGGGTCAGCTCGACACCGCCCGCACCCGGCTCCGAGCCGCGCTCGACGAACTGGACACCCACATCCGGGCGGGCGGCCGGGTGGTCGGGCTGGAGCCATCCTGCACCGCCGCACTCCGCGCCGACCTCCCGGAACTCCTCCCGGACGACCCGCGCTCGGCCCCCACCGCGGCCGCGGTGCGCACCCTCGCCGAATTCCTGCTCGCGCACCCGGATTGGACCCCGCCGCGCCGAGACGGCCGGACGGTCGTGGTGCAACCGCACTGTCACCAGTACGCGACGGCGGGCTTCTCGGCAGATCGCCAGATATTAGCTGCAATGGGCGTTCGGCTGCACGAGATCAGCGGTTGCTGCGGCCTCGCGGGCAACTTCGGAATGCGGGCCGGACATTTCGACATTTCCGTGGCAATCGCCGGAAATGGATTGCTCCCAGCCCTGGAGGCTGCTCCGGCGGACGCGATCCTGCTCGCCGACGGCTTCTCCTGCCGGACCCAGGCCGCGGAGCTTGCGGGGCACGAAGCCCGCCATTTGGCCCAGTTTCTCTGGGAAGACTGA
- a CDS encoding PaaI family thioesterase, with translation MVVLDTASAREVLDRQPFAQLIGTELLAFGDGVASLAIPIRPELGQQFGFVHGGVLAYLADNALTFAAGTVLGSNVLTGGFSITYLRPAAGTRLRAEAKVTGATRRQAVVHCEILSEDGAGEPVLCAVAQGTTRVVERELG, from the coding sequence ATGGTCGTACTCGATACCGCCTCCGCCCGCGAGGTGCTGGACCGCCAGCCGTTCGCGCAGCTCATCGGCACCGAACTGCTCGCCTTCGGCGACGGCGTCGCCAGCCTCGCCATCCCGATCCGCCCCGAGCTCGGGCAGCAGTTCGGCTTCGTACACGGCGGGGTACTCGCGTACCTGGCTGACAACGCGCTGACCTTCGCGGCGGGCACCGTGCTCGGGTCGAATGTGCTGACCGGCGGGTTCAGCATCACCTACCTGCGCCCGGCGGCCGGGACCCGGCTGCGCGCCGAGGCCAAGGTCACCGGGGCGACCCGGCGGCAGGCGGTGGTGCACTGCGAAATCCTCAGCGAGGACGGGGCTGGCGAGCCGGTGCTCTGCGCGGTCGCGCAGGGAACGACCAGGGTGGTCGAGCGCGAACTGGGCTGA
- a CDS encoding acryloyl-CoA reductase: MTFSAMVANASDGAIVLSREEVGDDFLGDGEVTIEVHYSSANYKDALAITPRGGVVRQYPIVPGIDLAGEVVASDDDAFAPGDQVIAHGYELGVSRNGGFAQLARVPADWVVKLDGLSTRDAAAIGTAGFTAALSVRALLDRGLTPDDGAVLVTGATGGVGGVAIDILSGLGFEVIASTGKTDADDLLAELGANEVIGRLPEDPEAKPRPLTSARWAGAVDSVGGASLAYILSAIGYGGAVAASGLTGGPGVPTTVMPFILRAVSLLGIDSVNLPIEQRREIWAQLGGELRPRHLTAFTNFAPITDAEQVLHSIHDGTHRGRTVFGIDF; the protein is encoded by the coding sequence ATGACCTTCTCGGCGATGGTGGCCAACGCTTCGGACGGTGCGATCGTCCTCTCCAGGGAGGAGGTCGGCGACGACTTCCTCGGGGACGGCGAGGTGACGATCGAGGTGCACTACTCGAGCGCCAACTACAAGGACGCCCTCGCCATCACGCCGCGCGGCGGGGTGGTGCGGCAGTACCCGATCGTGCCGGGGATCGACCTGGCCGGCGAGGTCGTCGCCTCCGACGACGATGCCTTCGCCCCCGGCGACCAGGTAATCGCGCACGGCTACGAGCTCGGCGTCTCGCGCAACGGCGGCTTCGCCCAGCTGGCCAGGGTGCCCGCCGACTGGGTCGTCAAGCTGGACGGGCTGAGCACGCGGGACGCCGCCGCCATCGGCACCGCGGGCTTCACCGCCGCGCTCAGCGTGCGCGCCCTGCTCGACAGGGGCCTCACCCCGGACGACGGCGCGGTGCTGGTCACCGGCGCCACCGGCGGGGTCGGCGGGGTCGCAATCGACATCCTGTCCGGGCTCGGCTTCGAGGTCATCGCCTCGACCGGCAAGACCGACGCCGACGACCTGCTCGCCGAGCTCGGCGCGAACGAGGTGATCGGCAGGCTGCCCGAGGACCCCGAGGCCAAGCCGCGCCCGCTCACCTCGGCGCGCTGGGCGGGGGCCGTCGACAGCGTCGGCGGCGCCTCGCTCGCCTACATCCTGAGCGCCATCGGGTACGGCGGCGCGGTCGCGGCCAGCGGGCTGACCGGCGGGCCGGGCGTGCCGACCACGGTCATGCCCTTCATCCTGCGGGCCGTCTCGCTGCTCGGCATCGACTCGGTGAACCTGCCGATCGAGCAGCGCCGGGAGATCTGGGCCCAGCTCGGCGGTGAACTCCGCCCGCGACATCTGACCGCGTTCACCAACTTCGCCCCCATCACCGACGCCGAACAGGTCCTCCACTCGATCCACGACGGAACCCACCGCGGCCGTACCGTCTTCGGCATCGACTTCTAG
- a CDS encoding DNA polymerase IV yields MARWLLHVDLDQFQAAVEFRRHPELRGLPVIVGGNGDPDEPRKVVTCASYPARVFGVRAGMALRSARRKCPAGVFLALDPPAYDEASDEVMAVLRGFPGRVEVWGWDEAFLAADTDDPEALAAAIRAAIAELELGCSIGIGDNKLTAKLATGFAKSIGKASAANPGAEPEHRAGAATGTFRLTAANWVEVMGPRPTDALWGVGRRIAARMAALGIDTVAELMAADRDRLAAEFGPNTGPYLLALGHGRGDTEVSTEPRAAVGRSRSQTFPTDLTDPAEIRAQVARLATELAEELAAAGRVSTRVSVTVRTSSFFTRSKQRRLAAPSADVALIAETAVAVLDRFELDRPVRLLGVRLELVPE; encoded by the coding sequence GTGGCCCGATGGCTGTTGCACGTCGACCTCGATCAGTTCCAGGCGGCGGTGGAGTTCCGCCGCCACCCGGAGCTGCGCGGACTGCCGGTGATCGTCGGCGGCAACGGCGACCCGGACGAGCCGCGCAAGGTGGTCACCTGCGCCTCGTACCCGGCGCGGGTCTTCGGCGTCCGGGCCGGGATGGCGCTGCGCAGCGCTCGGCGCAAGTGCCCGGCCGGCGTCTTCCTCGCGCTCGACCCGCCCGCCTACGACGAGGCATCCGACGAGGTCATGGCGGTGCTGCGCGGCTTCCCCGGCCGAGTCGAGGTCTGGGGCTGGGACGAGGCGTTCCTCGCCGCCGACACCGACGACCCGGAGGCGCTCGCCGCCGCGATCCGCGCCGCCATCGCCGAACTCGAGCTCGGCTGCTCGATCGGGATCGGCGACAACAAGCTCACCGCCAAGCTCGCCACCGGCTTCGCCAAGTCGATCGGCAAGGCGTCGGCGGCCAACCCCGGCGCCGAGCCGGAGCACCGCGCAGGCGCCGCCACCGGCACCTTCCGGCTCACCGCCGCGAACTGGGTCGAGGTCATGGGCCCGCGCCCAACCGACGCGCTCTGGGGCGTCGGCCGCCGGATCGCGGCGCGGATGGCCGCGCTCGGCATCGACACGGTCGCCGAGCTCATGGCCGCCGACCGGGACCGGCTGGCCGCCGAGTTCGGCCCGAACACCGGCCCCTACCTGCTGGCACTCGGCCACGGCCGGGGCGACACCGAGGTCAGCACCGAGCCGAGGGCCGCGGTCGGGCGCAGCAGATCCCAGACCTTCCCGACCGACCTGACCGATCCCGCGGAGATCCGCGCCCAGGTCGCGCGGCTCGCCACCGAGCTGGCCGAGGAGCTGGCGGCGGCGGGCCGGGTCAGCACCAGGGTCTCGGTCACCGTGCGCACCAGCAGCTTCTTCACCCGCAGCAAACAGCGCAGACTCGCGGCGCCGAGCGCCGATGTCGCGCTCATCGCGGAGACCGCGGTGGCGGTGCTGGACCGGTTCGAGCTGGACCGCCCGGTGCGGCTGCTCGGGGTGCGCCTGGAACTCGTTCCCGAGTGA
- a CDS encoding TetR/AcrR family transcriptional regulator, with protein sequence MRIRDRLLLAAEQQFAERGVLETTLAQIREAAGASVGALYHHFPDKAELYRQVWSTALTDFQARFRQAVLASADARGGVTAGVRAHLEWVTEQPARATVLFGAAPPGVREQEGNREFLVDVFRWWRTHAGYGAVRELEFDLLYALWLGAAQEYARNWLAGAVRRPPAEVAGELAAAAWLTLQNPD encoded by the coding sequence GTGCGGATTCGGGATCGGTTGCTGCTGGCCGCGGAGCAGCAGTTCGCCGAGCGGGGCGTGCTGGAGACGACGCTGGCCCAGATCCGGGAGGCGGCGGGGGCCAGCGTCGGCGCGCTGTACCACCACTTCCCGGACAAGGCCGAGCTCTACCGGCAGGTCTGGAGCACCGCGCTCACCGATTTCCAGGCACGATTCCGGCAGGCGGTGCTGGCGAGCGCGGACGCGCGCGGCGGGGTCACCGCCGGGGTGCGCGCGCACCTGGAGTGGGTCACCGAGCAGCCGGCGCGGGCGACGGTGCTGTTCGGCGCGGCGCCCCCGGGGGTGCGGGAACAGGAGGGCAATCGGGAGTTCCTGGTCGATGTCTTCCGCTGGTGGCGCACGCACGCCGGGTACGGGGCGGTCCGCGAGCTGGAGTTCGACCTGCTCTACGCGCTCTGGCTCGGCGCCGCCCAGGAATACGCGCGGAACTGGCTGGCCGGGGCCGTCCGGCGGCCGCCGGCGGAGGTCGCCGGCGAACTCGCGGCCGCCGCCTGGCTCACCCTGCAGAACCCGGATTGA
- a CDS encoding TetR/AcrR family transcriptional regulator — protein MVSARRPRQDSADRRARIAEAALRVLGEQGPRKLTHRNVDAAAELPPGSVNYHAPNRLRLLQMAADELFAQDMRIAARHFWEPHPRALFAVAVAVITEMTAPEARYRVVARHHLLAEARTDEELSRHFDDNRAAFVSLVRQGLADSGLEMTTSAAELCVITLDGLVNRQVFFPGTALTDAEVRRLVALLGKATGPGAR, from the coding sequence ATGGTTTCCGCTCGACGGCCACGCCAGGACTCCGCAGACCGGCGTGCGCGAATCGCCGAGGCCGCATTGCGCGTGCTCGGCGAGCAGGGCCCGCGAAAATTGACCCATCGCAATGTCGACGCCGCCGCCGAACTTCCGCCCGGATCGGTCAACTACCACGCGCCGAATCGGCTGCGGCTGCTGCAGATGGCGGCCGACGAGCTCTTCGCCCAGGACATGCGGATCGCGGCCAGGCACTTCTGGGAGCCGCACCCGCGCGCGCTCTTCGCCGTCGCGGTCGCCGTGATCACCGAGATGACCGCCCCGGAGGCCAGGTACCGGGTGGTCGCCAGGCACCACCTGCTCGCCGAGGCGCGCACCGACGAGGAGCTGAGCAGGCACTTCGACGACAACCGCGCCGCCTTCGTCTCGCTGGTCAGGCAGGGGCTGGCCGACTCCGGGCTGGAGATGACCACCTCGGCCGCCGAGCTCTGCGTCATCACGCTGGACGGGCTGGTCAACCGGCAGGTCTTCTTCCCCGGAACGGCGCTGACCGACGCCGAGGTGCGGCGGCTGGTCGCGCTGCTCGGCAAGGCGACCGGCCCCGGCGCGCGGTGA
- a CDS encoding ABC transporter ATP-binding protein translates to MSIESVAWSQMYRQLSAPDERRPFRRATAARILRFATPHRRTIGLFLGFSVLSALISVATPVLAGRVVNDIVGGAAARVVVTLALVIGGLAVVDAGLGLVVRRLSAGIGEGLILDLRTAVFDHVQKMPVAFFTRTRTGALVSRLNNDVIGAQRAFSDTLSGVVTNLVTLGLTLVVMIGISWQITLLALLLLPVFVLPARRMGTKLAGIQREAADLNASMSTQMTERFSAPGATLVKLFGRPEQESAEFATRARRVRDIGVRTAMLQTVFVTALTLVSALAVALVYGLGGWYALRGQLDAGAVVALSLLLTRLYSPLTALASARMEIMSALVSFERVFEVLDMTPLIEDAPNAVPVPDGPVAVELDGVGFGYPSADKVSLASLEEVATLDTRGGVPVLHGVSLRADPGRMVALVGSSGAGKSTIAQLVSRLYDVDSGAVRLNGVDIRELSATSIRDTVGLVTQDGHLFHETIRANLLLARPEASEDELWSALTRARLLELVESLPDRLDTVVGERGYRLSGGERQRLTIARLLLKQPRVVILDEATASLDSTSEAAVQEALTEALQGRTAIVIAHRLSTIRAADEIVVLEHGRVAERGTHQQLLAAEGRYAELYRTQFADEPVSVA, encoded by the coding sequence ATGAGCATCGAATCCGTAGCGTGGAGTCAGATGTATCGGCAGCTGAGCGCGCCGGACGAGCGGCGGCCGTTCCGGCGGGCGACGGCGGCGCGCATTCTGCGGTTCGCCACGCCGCACCGGCGGACGATCGGGCTGTTCCTCGGGTTCAGCGTGCTCTCGGCGCTGATCTCGGTGGCGACGCCGGTGCTGGCCGGGCGGGTGGTGAACGACATCGTCGGCGGGGCGGCGGCGCGGGTCGTGGTCACGCTGGCGCTGGTGATCGGCGGGCTGGCGGTGGTCGATGCCGGGCTCGGGCTGGTGGTACGGCGGCTCTCGGCCGGGATCGGCGAGGGGTTGATCCTGGATCTGCGGACCGCCGTCTTCGACCACGTGCAGAAGATGCCGGTCGCCTTCTTCACCCGCACCCGCACCGGCGCGCTGGTGAGCCGGTTGAACAACGACGTGATCGGCGCGCAGCGGGCGTTCAGCGACACCCTCTCCGGCGTGGTCACCAACCTGGTGACGCTCGGGCTCACGCTGGTGGTGATGATCGGGATCTCCTGGCAGATCACGCTGCTCGCGCTGCTGCTGCTCCCGGTGTTCGTGCTGCCCGCGCGCCGGATGGGCACCAAGCTGGCCGGGATCCAGCGCGAGGCCGCGGATCTGAACGCCTCGATGAGCACCCAGATGACGGAGCGGTTCTCGGCGCCGGGGGCGACGCTGGTCAAGCTGTTCGGGCGGCCGGAGCAGGAGTCGGCGGAGTTCGCGACGCGGGCGCGGCGGGTGCGCGATATCGGGGTGCGCACGGCGATGCTGCAGACCGTCTTCGTCACCGCGCTCACCCTGGTCTCGGCGCTGGCGGTCGCGCTGGTCTACGGGCTCGGCGGCTGGTACGCGCTGCGCGGGCAGCTGGACGCGGGCGCGGTGGTCGCGCTCTCGCTGCTGCTGACCCGGCTCTACTCGCCGCTCACCGCGCTGGCCAGCGCGCGGATGGAGATCATGTCCGCGCTGGTGAGCTTCGAGCGGGTCTTCGAGGTGCTGGACATGACGCCGCTGATCGAGGACGCGCCGAACGCGGTGCCGGTGCCCGACGGGCCGGTCGCGGTGGAGCTGGACGGGGTCGGGTTCGGCTACCCGTCCGCGGACAAGGTGTCGCTGGCCTCGCTGGAGGAGGTGGCGACGCTGGACACCAGGGGCGGCGTCCCGGTGCTGCACGGGGTCTCGCTGCGCGCCGATCCGGGGCGGATGGTCGCGCTGGTCGGCTCGTCGGGGGCGGGTAAGTCGACGATCGCGCAGCTGGTTTCGCGGCTCTACGACGTGGATTCCGGCGCGGTTCGGCTGAACGGGGTCGATATCAGGGAGCTGAGCGCCACCTCGATCCGGGACACCGTCGGGCTGGTGACCCAGGACGGCCACCTGTTCCACGAGACCATCCGGGCCAACCTGCTGCTGGCCAGGCCGGAGGCGAGCGAGGACGAGCTGTGGTCGGCGTTGACCAGGGCCCGGCTGCTGGAGCTGGTTGAGTCGCTGCCGGACCGGCTGGACACGGTGGTCGGCGAGCGCGGGTACCGGCTCTCCGGCGGCGAGCGGCAGCGCCTCACCATCGCCCGGCTGCTGCTCAAGCAGCCGCGGGTGGTGATCCTGGACGAGGCCACCGCCTCGCTGGACTCCACCTCGGAGGCGGCCGTCCAGGAGGCGCTGACCGAGGCGCTCCAGGGGCGCACCGCGATCGTGATCGCGCACCGGCTCTCCACCATCCGCGCCGCCGACGAGATCGTGGTGCTCGAGCACGGGCGGGTGGCCGAACGCGGAACCCATCAGCAACTGCTGGCCGCCGAGGGGCGCTATGCCGAGCTGTACCGCACCCAGTTCGCCGACGAGCCGGTGAGCGTCGCCTAG
- a CDS encoding DNA-3-methyladenine glycosylase family protein, whose protein sequence is MRRQAGVTRGDHRRAPATATGTTRTLTTDRPFDLTTTLAPLSRGAGDPCHRTAPDGAHWHASRLPTGPVTYRLQQAGRTGVRATAWGPGADEFLTGLERMLCLDECVDAFTPEHPKIAEAHRRHPGLRMLRTGLVFEALVPAILEQKVHTISARRSWCALVRRYGEPAPGPGGLTLPPAPETWQHIPSWAYHRANVGPQRSATIVRAARSAAAIDRTAALDPAAAGERLRSVPGIGVWTVAEVAQRAYGDPDAISVGDYHLAAVVGWTLLGRPLDDAGMVEYLEPLRPHRYRAVRLLEISGQAHRPKFAPRTPLTDHTWH, encoded by the coding sequence GTGCGACGGCAGGCCGGGGTGACCAGGGGTGATCATCGTCGCGCACCCGCCACGGCGACCGGAACCACCCGGACCCTGACCACCGACCGCCCGTTCGACCTCACCACCACCCTCGCCCCCCTCTCCCGCGGCGCCGGCGACCCCTGCCACCGCACCGCACCGGACGGCGCGCACTGGCACGCCTCCCGCCTCCCGACCGGCCCGGTCACCTACCGCCTCCAGCAGGCGGGCCGCACCGGCGTGCGGGCGACGGCGTGGGGACCAGGGGCCGACGAGTTCCTGACCGGGCTCGAGCGCATGCTCTGCCTGGACGAGTGCGTCGACGCCTTCACCCCGGAGCACCCCAAGATCGCCGAGGCGCACCGCCGCCACCCCGGCCTGCGCATGCTCCGCACCGGCCTGGTCTTCGAGGCGCTGGTCCCGGCGATCCTGGAGCAGAAGGTGCACACCATCTCCGCCCGCCGCTCCTGGTGCGCCCTGGTCCGCCGCTACGGCGAGCCCGCACCCGGCCCCGGCGGCCTCACGCTCCCGCCCGCACCGGAGACCTGGCAGCACATCCCGTCCTGGGCCTACCACCGGGCCAATGTCGGGCCGCAGCGCTCGGCCACCATCGTCCGCGCCGCCCGCTCCGCCGCCGCCATCGACCGCACCGCCGCCCTCGACCCCGCCGCGGCGGGCGAGCGGCTGCGCAGCGTCCCCGGAATCGGCGTCTGGACCGTCGCCGAGGTCGCCCAGCGCGCCTACGGCGACCCGGACGCGATCTCGGTCGGCGACTACCACCTCGCCGCCGTCGTCGGCTGGACCCTGCTCGGCCGCCCGCTCGACGACGCGGGCATGGTCGAGTACCTCGAACCGCTACGCCCGCACCGCTACCGCGCGGTCCGGCTGCTGGAGATCAGCGGCCAGGCGCACCGCCCCAAGTTCGCCCCGCGCACCCCGCTCACCGACCACACCTGGCACTAG